From the genome of Yersinia enterocolitica, one region includes:
- the phnE gene encoding phosphonate ABC transporter, permease protein PhnE, with amino-acid sequence MLAHHLTPSQILTLKQQYPQFFLQQKRYIRLVTAITVGIFLYYLFFFKVFGIPWQTFANGSQQISRYFLRMFVWHDFINWPFKYYFSQIFITLAIVFAGTLTATVLALPLSFLAARNVMSTPGLRIISFIIRRFLDVFRGIDMAIWGLIFVRAVGMGPLAGVLAIIMQDIGLLGKLYAEGHEAVDKSPNRGLTAMGANALQKHRFGIFTQSFPTLLALSLYQIESNTRSAAVLGFVGAGGIGLVYAENMRLWNWDVVMFITLIMVVVVMIMDKISATLRRKYISGEDIALYQSSYNSKMNS; translated from the coding sequence ATGTTGGCTCATCATTTAACACCGTCACAGATATTGACTTTAAAACAGCAATATCCGCAATTTTTCTTACAGCAAAAACGGTATATCAGGTTAGTTACCGCCATTACTGTCGGTATTTTTTTATATTATCTATTTTTCTTTAAAGTCTTTGGTATCCCTTGGCAGACATTTGCTAATGGAAGCCAGCAAATAAGCCGCTATTTTTTGCGTATGTTTGTTTGGCATGATTTCATTAATTGGCCATTTAAATACTATTTCAGTCAGATATTTATTACCTTGGCAATTGTATTCGCAGGGACTTTAACCGCGACGGTGCTGGCTTTGCCGCTATCATTTTTAGCCGCACGCAACGTAATGTCGACACCGGGATTACGTATTATTTCCTTTATAATTCGGCGCTTTTTGGATGTTTTTCGTGGCATTGATATGGCAATTTGGGGACTGATTTTTGTTCGTGCCGTTGGTATGGGGCCGCTTGCCGGGGTGTTAGCTATTATTATGCAAGATATAGGGTTATTGGGTAAACTCTATGCTGAAGGGCATGAAGCTGTTGATAAATCGCCTAATCGCGGCTTGACCGCCATGGGGGCTAATGCTTTGCAAAAACACCGTTTTGGTATTTTTACTCAGTCCTTCCCAACACTGTTAGCGCTAAGCCTTTATCAAATTGAGTCAAATACGCGTTCTGCCGCAGTATTAGGTTTTGTGGGGGCGGGAGGTATTGGCTTGGTTTATGCCGAGAATATGCGTCTATGGAACTGGGATGTTGTGATGTTTATTACCTTAATAATGGTTGTGGTAGTTATGATTATGGATAAAATATCTGCCACATTACGTAGAAAATACATTTCCGGTGAGGATATCGCCCTTTATCAATCCAGCTATAACAGTAAGATGAATAGCTGA
- the phnE gene encoding phosphonate ABC transporter, permease protein PhnE, whose translation MIWSLTLAIIYLGAGSIAEFNLHTVLISIPHFFDYLAETIPVLYWHNLFADGHTEGSLAYWGYRLPIQLPLIWETLQLAVAATILSVVVAVILAFLAANNTQSPPWLRLSIRTFVAFLRTMPELAWAVMFVMAFGIGAIPGFLALALHTIGSLTKLFYESLETVSDKPVRGLAACGAGKLQRMRFALWPQVKPIFLSYSFMRLEINFRQSTILGLVGAGGIGQELMTSIKLDRYDQVSMTLLLIIIVVSLLDYTSGKLRQHVVEGAS comes from the coding sequence TTGATTTGGTCATTAACGCTGGCAATTATTTATCTGGGTGCTGGAAGTATTGCTGAGTTTAATTTACATACTGTTCTTATTTCCATCCCACATTTTTTTGATTATCTAGCCGAAACGATACCGGTACTCTATTGGCACAATTTATTTGCCGATGGTCACACGGAGGGGTCTCTGGCTTATTGGGGTTATCGGTTACCTATACAGTTACCGCTGATTTGGGAAACGCTGCAATTGGCGGTGGCAGCCACTATTTTATCCGTGGTGGTTGCGGTTATCCTGGCCTTCCTGGCTGCGAATAATACTCAAAGCCCGCCTTGGTTACGGTTATCTATTCGAACTTTTGTGGCATTTTTACGCACCATGCCGGAATTGGCATGGGCAGTGATGTTTGTTATGGCTTTTGGTATCGGGGCAATTCCCGGTTTTCTGGCACTGGCATTACATACGATTGGCAGTTTGACTAAGTTGTTTTATGAATCGCTTGAAACGGTATCTGATAAACCGGTGCGTGGGCTGGCGGCCTGTGGTGCGGGTAAATTACAACGAATGCGTTTTGCGCTGTGGCCACAGGTAAAACCGATATTTCTCTCTTATAGCTTTATGCGTCTGGAGATTAATTTCCGCCAATCGACCATTCTAGGACTGGTTGGTGCTGGTGGGATTGGGCAGGAACTGATGACGTCAATAAAATTGGACCGTTATGATCAGGTGAGCATGACATTGCTGCTGATTATTATTGTGGTATCGCTGTTGGATTATACCTCGGGTAAATTACGTCAGCACGTTGTGGAAGGAGCTTCATAA
- the phnD gene encoding phosphonate ABC transporter substrate-binding protein yields MKKVLCLTSLLASFMVFNATAADAPKEINLGILGGQNATQQIGDNMCVKEFLDKELNVKTNLHNASDYSGVIQGLLGGKIDLVLSMSPSSFASVYIKDPKAVDIVGIAIDDTDKSRGYHSVVVVKADSPYQKIEDLKGKAFGFADPDSTSGFLIPNQSFKQKFGGTPDNKYNDFFSSVTFSGGHEQDILGVINGQFAGAVTWASMIGDYNTGYTSGAFTRMIRMDHPDLMKQIRIIWQSPLIPNGPILVRSALPSEFKAQLVAAVKKLDKEDHGCFIKAMGGKQHIGETSLSEYQTIIDMKRELTKGDR; encoded by the coding sequence ATGAAAAAAGTACTTTGTCTTACCTCATTATTGGCAAGTTTTATGGTATTTAATGCTACAGCAGCGGATGCACCAAAAGAAATTAATCTGGGTATTCTTGGTGGGCAGAATGCGACACAACAAATTGGCGATAATATGTGTGTCAAAGAGTTTTTAGATAAAGAGTTAAATGTAAAAACAAACTTGCATAATGCATCAGACTATTCTGGCGTAATACAAGGCCTATTAGGTGGGAAGATTGACTTGGTATTAAGTATGTCTCCTTCCTCTTTTGCCTCTGTTTATATTAAAGATCCTAAAGCCGTTGATATTGTAGGTATTGCTATCGATGATACTGACAAATCACGCGGTTATCACTCTGTGGTTGTGGTGAAAGCGGATAGCCCTTATCAGAAAATTGAAGATTTGAAAGGTAAAGCGTTCGGTTTTGCTGACCCAGATTCAACCTCTGGTTTTTTAATCCCTAATCAAAGTTTTAAACAGAAATTTGGTGGAACACCGGATAATAAATATAACGACTTCTTCTCTAGCGTGACATTCTCTGGTGGTCATGAACAAGATATTCTGGGTGTCATTAACGGGCAATTCGCCGGTGCTGTCACCTGGGCTTCCATGATCGGTGACTATAACACCGGTTATACCAGTGGTGCATTTACGCGCATGATTCGTATGGATCACCCGGATTTAATGAAACAGATCCGTATCATCTGGCAGTCGCCACTGATCCCCAACGGCCCGATTCTTGTCCGCAGTGCATTACCGTCTGAATTTAAAGCGCAATTAGTCGCTGCGGTTAAAAAACTGGATAAAGAGGATCACGGTTGTTTCATTAAAGCGATGGGTGGCAAACAGCATATTGGTGAAACATCCCTCAGCGAGTATCAAACTATCATTGATATGAAGCGTGAATTAACCAAAGGTGATCGTTAA
- the phnC gene encoding phosphonate ABC transporter ATP-binding protein encodes MGQALRKFTVADYPAAVQEPRKKVLAVKGLVKAYQSQHRVLDDINFELHAGEFVAIIGRSGAGKSTLLHVLNGTIPSSAGEIINYHDNGDTQNIAALTTKQMRKWRAKCGMIFQDFCLVPRLDVITNVLLGRLSYTSTFKSFFKIFADEDRARAIELLQWLNMLPHALQRAENLSGGQMQRVAICRAMMQNPKILLADEPVASLDPKNTTRIMNTLQKISENDIAVIVNLHSVDLVKDYCTRVIGIAHGRIVFDGHPSLLNDSIIQDIYSDESTELLH; translated from the coding sequence ATGGGCCAGGCATTACGTAAATTCACTGTGGCTGACTATCCGGCTGCGGTGCAAGAACCGCGTAAGAAGGTACTTGCCGTTAAGGGATTAGTTAAAGCGTACCAATCACAACACCGTGTGCTGGATGATATTAATTTTGAACTCCATGCAGGTGAGTTTGTTGCAATTATTGGCCGCTCTGGTGCCGGAAAATCAACATTGTTACATGTTTTAAATGGCACTATTCCCAGCAGTGCGGGCGAAATTATTAATTACCATGACAATGGCGATACGCAAAATATTGCAGCACTAACAACCAAGCAGATGCGTAAATGGCGCGCAAAATGCGGCATGATCTTCCAAGATTTCTGTTTGGTCCCCCGTCTTGATGTTATTACTAATGTTTTGTTAGGCCGCCTGAGTTACACCTCCACGTTTAAATCATTTTTCAAAATATTTGCTGATGAAGATCGGGCTAGAGCAATTGAGTTATTACAATGGCTTAATATGTTACCCCATGCGTTGCAGCGTGCAGAGAATCTCTCTGGCGGCCAAATGCAACGGGTGGCCATTTGCCGCGCCATGATGCAAAACCCCAAAATATTATTGGCTGATGAACCTGTCGCTTCTTTAGATCCAAAAAACACAACCCGCATTATGAATACATTACAGAAAATAAGTGAAAACGATATTGCTGTAATTGTGAACTTACACTCTGTTGATTTGGTGAAAGACTATTGCACCCGAGTGATTGGTATTGCCCACGGGCGGATTGTCTTTGATGGGCATCCTTCACTGTTAAATGATTCTATTATTCAAGATATTTACAGCGATGAATCCACTGAACTTTTGCATTAA
- a CDS encoding GlsB/YeaQ/YmgE family stress response membrane protein, translating to MGILSWIIFGLIAGVLAKWIMPGEDGGGFIMTVILGVVGALVGGYISVFFGMGKVDGFNFGSFVVAVIGSLVVLFVYRKLRS from the coding sequence ATGGGCATACTATCTTGGATTATTTTTGGTCTTATCGCCGGTGTTTTGGCTAAATGGATTATGCCCGGAGAGGATGGCGGTGGCTTTATTATGACCGTAATCCTTGGCGTGGTCGGTGCCCTGGTGGGGGGCTATATTAGTGTCTTCTTTGGTATGGGCAAAGTTGATGGGTTTAATTTTGGCAGCTTTGTCGTGGCGGTTATCGGTTCACTGGTTGTGCTGTTTGTCTACCGTAAATTAAGAAGTTAG
- a CDS encoding Suppressor of fused protein (SUFU) — MKESEVLAEVSNENQTLVAVVQQDNRVVYFYIYPQEAFEERFPVRACWVRNLVAAPPSADNTALEQGLAPRLAAEFCRNVAGEAELDAQYITIVWSESDDGAALWYQGQLLAIIPGWSLYIDHSICYSASCIKDNPLTLPLGSASTNTQYANAQHTRQFWRAWQQEEGNPWPALQAEYIQYYEQHFGPSVKYYAIDQGTWPPMAISQHEKEGIYYFLTVGVSIRPQPWVEILFNDDAAKYRRLEMAIAIDSQYVNEDNAIHMASALAGFAHVPWSKITWLGEGHTLESAVAPKGYEGYILSSALYADADNLTLPLQQGDPVNMYWVSPVFTSEREFAHSVPNGGYDLLKKLQQQGINHVFTPRQPVI, encoded by the coding sequence ATGAAAGAATCTGAGGTACTGGCCGAAGTCAGTAATGAAAACCAGACATTGGTTGCTGTGGTGCAACAGGATAATCGGGTAGTTTACTTCTATATTTATCCGCAGGAGGCATTTGAAGAGCGTTTTCCCGTGCGTGCCTGCTGGGTGAGAAATCTGGTTGCTGCGCCACCATCGGCTGATAATACCGCCCTTGAACAAGGGTTGGCCCCACGATTAGCCGCAGAGTTCTGCCGTAATGTGGCGGGCGAGGCGGAGCTGGATGCGCAGTATATTACGATAGTCTGGTCTGAAAGTGACGACGGTGCGGCATTGTGGTATCAGGGACAACTGTTGGCAATTATTCCTGGCTGGAGCCTCTATATTGATCACTCAATTTGCTATTCCGCCAGTTGTATTAAAGATAATCCACTGACATTACCTCTGGGGTCAGCTTCAACCAATACACAATATGCCAATGCGCAACATACTCGTCAATTTTGGCGGGCCTGGCAACAGGAAGAGGGAAATCCGTGGCCTGCATTACAAGCTGAATATATTCAATATTATGAGCAGCACTTCGGTCCATCGGTAAAATATTATGCCATCGATCAGGGGACGTGGCCGCCAATGGCCATCTCCCAACATGAGAAAGAGGGAATATATTACTTTCTGACCGTGGGGGTCAGTATTCGTCCTCAGCCATGGGTTGAAATATTATTTAATGATGATGCAGCTAAATACCGGCGCTTGGAGATGGCGATTGCAATTGATAGCCAATATGTCAACGAAGACAACGCTATTCACATGGCCAGTGCGCTGGCAGGATTTGCCCACGTTCCCTGGAGTAAAATAACCTGGCTTGGCGAAGGGCATACACTGGAGTCGGCTGTCGCCCCTAAGGGTTATGAAGGCTATATTTTATCATCAGCGTTATATGCTGATGCAGACAATCTTACTCTACCTCTTCAACAAGGTGATCCGGTTAATATGTATTGGGTCAGCCCTGTGTTTACAAGCGAACGAGAGTTTGCGCATAGTGTGCCAAATGGTGGATATGATTTATTGAAAAAGCTACAACAGCAGGGAATTAATCATGTTTTCACCCCGCGACAGCCGGTTATTTGA
- a CDS encoding HNH endonuclease — MAYIPKNYTRLESGYREKALKIFPWVCGKCSREFVYSNLRELTVHHIDHDHSNNPEDGSNWEMLCLFCHDHEHSKYTEADQYGSTVIAGDDAQNDQGVATHNPFANLKSLMKK, encoded by the coding sequence ATGGCATATATACCGAAGAATTACACCCGGCTGGAAAGTGGCTATCGGGAGAAAGCACTGAAAATTTTTCCGTGGGTTTGCGGTAAATGTTCACGAGAGTTTGTTTATTCCAATCTGCGAGAGCTGACGGTTCACCATATTGACCATGATCATAGCAATAACCCAGAAGATGGCAGCAATTGGGAGATGTTATGCCTTTTTTGTCATGATCATGAACACTCTAAATACACCGAAGCAGACCAATATGGGTCGACTGTGATTGCCGGGGATGATGCCCAGAATGATCAGGGTGTTGCTACCCATAATCCATTCGCCAACCTAAAGTCTTTGATGAAGAAATAA
- a CDS encoding CYTH domain-containing protein has translation MSEHFIGKYEVELKFHVSNISQLHEQLALHQALPFTLNNHEKDIYLEANGGDLAAKQVSMVLREMNPSGIRLWIVKGPGTERCEASNIEDITKVQSMLATLGYQPAFMLEKIRSIYFIGKFHVTVDSLAGLGDFAEIAIMTDDATALDSLKVECQQLADKLGLLPQQQETQSYRQLLGF, from the coding sequence ATGAGTGAGCATTTTATTGGTAAATATGAAGTTGAGTTAAAGTTCCATGTATCGAACATCAGCCAATTACATGAACAACTAGCATTACATCAAGCATTGCCATTTACCCTCAATAATCATGAAAAAGATATCTATCTGGAAGCCAACGGCGGTGATTTAGCGGCTAAACAGGTCAGTATGGTTTTACGTGAGATGAACCCGTCAGGTATTCGTTTATGGATAGTAAAAGGGCCGGGAACTGAACGCTGTGAGGCCAGCAATATTGAGGATATAACCAAGGTTCAAAGCATGCTGGCGACGTTAGGCTATCAGCCAGCATTTATGCTGGAAAAAATACGGAGTATCTACTTTATTGGGAAGTTTCATGTCACGGTTGATAGCTTGGCGGGTCTTGGCGATTTTGCCGAAATAGCCATCATGACTGATGATGCTACGGCCCTGGATAGCCTTAAAGTCGAATGCCAACAGTTAGCCGATAAATTAGGGCTATTGCCACAACAACAAGAAACTCAATCTTACCGGCAGCTATTAGGTTTTTAG